A region of Pseudomonas cavernicola DNA encodes the following proteins:
- a CDS encoding type I secretion system permease/ATPase translates to MSDEHQGPAVQAEVDTGLACLVMLARFHNVAASPEQLAHEYVADGRQFAKAELLLASKQLGLKAKFVRSKVERLIDTPLPAIAASPDGSFFIIARLDDGKALIHDPLAQRPEILSFDELQARWAGELILIRSEASLAGELSRFDFTWFIPAIVKYRKLLGEVLLVSFVLQIFALLTPLFFQVVMDKVLVHRGLTTLDVIAVGLLGIMLFESALSGLRTYVFAHTASRIDVELGSRLFRHLVTLPLAYFQARRVGDSVARVRELEHIRSFLTGNAITLLLDVLFSVVFIVVMFVYSGWLTLVVVLSLPLYFLISLLVTPALRARLNESFSRGAENQAFLVETVNGIDTLKAMAVEPQITRKWDNQLAGYVAAGFKTQNLSSITNEAVSLVGKLVTVATLWLGARLVMDGQLSVGQLIAFNMLAGRVSQPIMRLAQLWSNFQQTGVSVQRLGDILNTRTELSQATRSALPPLKGQIEFDQVQFRYGPDGSEVLRAISLTIQAGEVIGIVGRSGSGKSTLTRLLQRLYTPERGRVLVDGMDLALADVSSLRRQIGVVLQDNMLFHRSIRENIALTDPGAPIEAVIQAAKMAGAHEFILELPEGYDTLVGEHGASLSGGQRQRVAIARALIGNPRILIFDEATSALDYESERIIQHNMQTICQGRTVIIIAHRLSAVRDANRIVVMDRGQIVEQGTHAELLAHQAGHYSRLHRLQQGGAA, encoded by the coding sequence ATGTCAGACGAACACCAAGGACCGGCTGTTCAAGCTGAGGTCGACACCGGCCTTGCCTGTTTGGTCATGCTTGCGCGCTTTCACAATGTGGCCGCCTCGCCTGAGCAGCTCGCGCACGAATATGTCGCAGACGGTCGGCAGTTTGCCAAAGCCGAGTTGCTGCTCGCGTCGAAGCAGCTCGGGTTAAAAGCCAAGTTCGTGCGCAGCAAGGTTGAGCGCCTGATCGACACCCCATTGCCAGCCATCGCGGCCAGCCCAGACGGGAGCTTCTTCATCATCGCCCGCCTGGATGATGGCAAAGCCCTGATCCACGACCCACTGGCCCAGCGACCAGAGATATTAAGCTTCGACGAGCTGCAAGCGCGCTGGGCCGGTGAGCTGATCCTGATCCGCTCCGAAGCCAGCCTCGCTGGTGAACTGAGCCGATTCGACTTCACCTGGTTCATCCCGGCCATCGTCAAATACCGCAAGCTACTTGGCGAAGTGTTGCTGGTGTCCTTCGTGCTGCAGATCTTTGCGCTGCTGACGCCACTGTTCTTCCAGGTGGTGATGGACAAGGTGCTGGTCCATCGCGGCCTCACCACCCTGGACGTGATCGCCGTCGGCCTGCTCGGCATCATGCTGTTTGAAAGTGCCCTCAGTGGCCTGCGCACCTATGTGTTTGCCCACACCGCCAGCCGCATCGATGTGGAACTGGGCTCACGCTTGTTCCGCCATCTGGTGACCTTGCCGCTGGCCTACTTCCAGGCACGCCGGGTCGGTGACTCGGTGGCGCGGGTGCGCGAGCTGGAACACATCCGCAGCTTCCTCACCGGCAACGCCATCACCCTGTTGTTGGATGTGCTGTTCTCGGTGGTGTTCATTGTCGTGATGTTCGTCTACAGCGGCTGGCTGACGCTGGTGGTGGTTTTATCCCTACCGCTATATTTCCTCATCTCGCTGCTGGTCACCCCGGCGCTGCGTGCGCGCCTGAATGAAAGCTTCAGCCGTGGCGCGGAGAACCAGGCCTTCCTGGTCGAAACGGTCAACGGCATCGACACCCTCAAGGCCATGGCGGTGGAACCGCAGATCACCCGCAAGTGGGACAACCAACTGGCCGGCTACGTCGCCGCCGGTTTCAAGACGCAGAACCTGTCTTCCATCACCAACGAAGCGGTCTCGCTGGTCGGCAAGCTGGTCACGGTGGCCACCCTCTGGCTGGGGGCGCGGCTGGTGATGGACGGGCAACTGTCGGTCGGCCAGTTGATCGCCTTCAACATGCTCGCCGGCCGGGTGTCGCAGCCGATCATGCGGTTGGCCCAGCTGTGGAGCAACTTCCAGCAAACCGGCGTATCGGTGCAGCGCCTGGGCGACATCCTCAACACCCGTACCGAGCTGTCGCAAGCCACTCGCAGCGCCTTGCCGCCGCTCAAGGGCCAGATCGAGTTCGATCAGGTGCAGTTTCGCTACGGCCCGGATGGCTCCGAGGTGCTACGCGCGATCAGCCTGACCATTCAGGCCGGTGAAGTGATTGGCATTGTTGGTCGTTCCGGCTCCGGCAAAAGCACCCTGACCCGCCTGCTGCAACGCCTCTATACCCCCGAGCGGGGCCGGGTGCTGGTGGACGGCATGGACCTGGCCCTGGCCGATGTGTCTTCGTTGCGCCGGCAGATCGGCGTGGTGCTGCAGGACAACATGCTGTTCCACCGCAGCATCCGGGAAAACATCGCACTGACCGATCCGGGCGCGCCGATCGAGGCGGTGATCCAGGCGGCCAAGATGGCCGGCGCCCATGAGTTCATCCTCGAATTGCCAGAAGGCTACGACACCCTGGTTGGTGAGCACGGCGCCTCGTTGTCGGGCGGGCAACGCCAGCGGGTGGCCATCGCCCGCGCGCTGATCGGCAACCCGCGCATCCTGATCTTCGACGAAGCCACCAGTGCGCTGGACTACGAGTCCGAACGGATCATCCAGCACAACATGCAGACCATCTGCCAAGGCCGCACCGTGATCATCATTGCCCACCGCCTGTCCGCTGTGCGCGATGCCAACCGCATCGTGGTGATGGACCGCGGGCAGATCGTCGAGCAAGGCACCCATGCCGAACTGCTCGCCCACCAAGCCGGGCACTACTCGCGGCTGCACCGCCTGCAACAAGGGGGTGCCGCATGA
- a CDS encoding glutathione S-transferase family protein — protein sequence MYKVYGDYRSGNCYKIKLMLHLLGKESKWVPVDILKGETQTPAFLEMNPNGKIPVLQLEDGSCLWESNAILNFLADGSEFLPSEPRLRTQVLQWQFFEQYSHEPYIAVARFIQLYQGMPAERLEEYETCQVRGHKALKVMEQQLKRTSYLVGENYSIADIALYAYTHVAGEGGFDLSGYPAIQGWLQRVASHPRHVGMLD from the coding sequence ATGTACAAGGTTTACGGTGATTACCGCTCGGGCAACTGCTACAAGATCAAGCTGATGTTGCATCTGCTCGGTAAAGAGTCGAAGTGGGTGCCGGTCGATATCCTTAAAGGTGAGACCCAGACCCCTGCGTTTCTCGAGATGAACCCCAACGGCAAGATTCCGGTGCTGCAACTGGAAGACGGCAGCTGCTTGTGGGAATCGAATGCCATCCTGAATTTTCTCGCCGACGGCAGCGAGTTCCTGCCGAGCGAGCCGCGCCTGCGCACCCAAGTGCTGCAGTGGCAGTTCTTCGAGCAATACAGCCATGAGCCGTATATCGCCGTCGCGCGCTTCATCCAGCTGTACCAGGGCATGCCGGCCGAGCGGCTGGAGGAGTACGAGACCTGCCAGGTGCGTGGCCACAAGGCGTTGAAGGTGATGGAACAGCAGCTAAAGCGCACGTCTTATCTGGTCGGGGAGAACTACTCGATTGCCGATATCGCGCTCTATGCCTACACCCATGTGGCAGGCGAGGGCGGCTTTGATTTGAGCGGATACCCGGCGATTCAGGGCTGGTTGCAGCGCGTCGCCAGTCACCCAAGGCATGTCGGTATGCTCGACTGA
- a CDS encoding NADP-dependent oxidoreductase produces MPAQLNRQFLLAQRPVGLPSRETFSYVENPLGEPGPGQILVKNEYLSLDPAMRGWMNDAKSYIPPVAIGEVMRALGVGKVIASQNPNFAVGDYVNGALGVQDYFLGEPKGFYTVDPNRAPLPLYLSALGMTGMTAYFALLDVGQPKAGDTVVISGAAGAVGSVVGQIAKIKGCRVIGIAGGAVKCKLLIDEFGFDGVIDYKNEDVYAGLKRECPKGVDVYFDNVGGDILDAVLTRIAPKARIVICGAISQYNNKEAVKGPANYLSLLVNRARMEGFVVMDYAAQFADAAKEMGGWMASGQLKSKEDIVEGLQTFPETLLKLFSGENFGKLVLKVS; encoded by the coding sequence ATGCCTGCCCAACTCAACCGTCAGTTCCTCCTCGCACAGCGCCCGGTCGGCTTGCCGAGCCGCGAAACCTTCAGCTACGTGGAAAACCCGCTGGGCGAACCTGGCCCCGGGCAAATTCTGGTCAAGAATGAATACCTGTCCCTCGATCCAGCCATGCGCGGCTGGATGAACGATGCCAAATCTTATATTCCGCCAGTCGCCATCGGCGAAGTGATGCGCGCGCTGGGCGTCGGCAAAGTCATCGCCTCGCAGAACCCGAACTTCGCCGTCGGCGATTACGTCAACGGCGCCCTGGGCGTGCAGGACTACTTCCTCGGCGAGCCAAAAGGCTTCTATACCGTCGACCCCAATCGCGCCCCGCTGCCGCTGTATCTCTCGGCCCTGGGCATGACCGGCATGACCGCCTACTTCGCCCTGCTTGACGTCGGCCAGCCGAAAGCCGGTGACACCGTGGTGATTTCCGGCGCCGCCGGCGCGGTCGGCAGCGTGGTCGGGCAGATTGCCAAGATCAAAGGCTGCCGCGTGATCGGAATCGCTGGCGGAGCGGTGAAATGCAAACTACTGATCGACGAATTCGGCTTCGACGGCGTCATCGACTACAAGAACGAAGACGTCTACGCCGGTCTCAAGCGCGAGTGCCCGAAAGGTGTCGATGTGTATTTCGATAACGTCGGCGGCGACATTCTCGACGCCGTACTGACCCGCATCGCTCCCAAGGCCCGCATCGTGATCTGCGGCGCAATCAGCCAGTACAACAACAAGGAAGCGGTGAAAGGCCCAGCCAACTATCTCTCGCTGCTGGTAAACCGTGCGCGAATGGAAGGCTTCGTGGTGATGGACTATGCCGCACAATTCGCTGATGCCGCGAAAGAAATGGGCGGCTGGATGGCCAGCGGCCAACTGAAGAGCAAGGAAGACATCGTCGAAGGCCTGCAAACCTTCCCGGAAACCTTGTTGAAACTGTTCAGTGGGGAAAACTTCGGCAAGCTGGTGTTGAAAGTCAGCTAA
- a CDS encoding GFA family protein translates to MLYQGGCHCGKIAFEVEGELTQVMECNCSLCSKRGYLLWFVPREQLRLSTPESNLATYLFNTKKIQHHFCPTRGCAPFGEASNKGVAMAAVNVRCLDGVELETLKVAKVDGRSR, encoded by the coding sequence ATGCTTTATCAAGGTGGATGTCATTGCGGAAAAATCGCTTTCGAAGTCGAGGGTGAACTGACTCAGGTAATGGAGTGCAATTGCTCGCTGTGCAGCAAGCGCGGCTATCTGCTCTGGTTCGTTCCGCGCGAACAGTTACGCCTCAGTACACCTGAGAGCAATCTGGCGACTTATCTGTTCAACACCAAGAAAATCCAGCATCACTTCTGTCCGACTCGTGGCTGTGCGCCGTTCGGCGAAGCCAGCAATAAGGGCGTGGCAATGGCCGCGGTGAATGTGCGTTGCTTGGATGGGGTGGAGTTGGAGACGCTGAAGGTAGCGAAGGTCGATGGGCGCAGCCGGTAG
- a CDS encoding bile acid:sodium symporter family protein, with the protein MTANPLLTLFMPMALGIIMLGLGLSLTLADFTRVAKFPKPVLVGLGCQILLLPLVCFCIAKGFGLEPALAVGLMLLAASPGGTTANLYSHLAHGDVALNITLTAVNSVIAILTMPLIVNFALLHFMQGDQAIPLQFAKVLQVFAIVLGPVAIGMGVRSRFPAFAERMQTPVKIVSALFLALIILLALAKDWQTFIEYAPLVGLAALSFNLISLAVGYYVPRLLKLSQRQAIAIGMEIGIHNGTLAIALALSPMLLNNSTMAIPAAVYSIIMFFTAAAFGWWVNQLHGQELAAEA; encoded by the coding sequence ATGACCGCCAATCCTTTGCTGACTTTATTCATGCCCATGGCGCTCGGCATCATCATGCTTGGCCTTGGGCTCTCGTTGACCTTGGCCGACTTCACCCGCGTGGCCAAATTCCCCAAGCCGGTGCTGGTCGGCCTGGGTTGCCAGATTCTGCTACTGCCGCTGGTGTGCTTCTGCATTGCCAAGGGTTTCGGCCTGGAACCGGCTCTGGCCGTGGGGCTGATGCTGCTGGCGGCCTCACCCGGTGGCACCACGGCAAACCTCTATAGCCACCTGGCCCATGGCGATGTGGCGCTGAATATCACCCTGACGGCGGTGAACTCGGTGATTGCCATCCTGACCATGCCGCTGATCGTCAATTTCGCGCTGCTGCATTTTATGCAGGGCGATCAGGCCATTCCGCTGCAATTTGCCAAGGTGCTGCAGGTGTTCGCCATCGTGCTCGGGCCGGTGGCTATCGGCATGGGAGTGCGCAGTCGGTTCCCGGCGTTTGCCGAGCGGATGCAGACGCCGGTCAAAATCGTCTCGGCGCTGTTCCTCGCGCTGATCATCTTGCTGGCGCTGGCCAAGGACTGGCAGACCTTTATCGAGTACGCACCCTTGGTCGGTCTCGCGGCACTCAGTTTCAATCTGATCAGCCTGGCGGTGGGTTACTACGTACCGCGTCTGCTCAAGTTGTCGCAGCGTCAGGCGATTGCCATCGGCATGGAGATCGGCATCCACAATGGCACCCTGGCCATCGCCCTGGCGCTGAGCCCGATGCTGCTGAACAACTCGACCATGGCCATCCCGGCGGCGGTCTACAGCATCATCATGTTCTTCACCGCTGCCGCGTTCGGCTGGTGGGTGAATCAGCTGCACGGCCAGGAACTGGCGGCCGAGGCGTGA
- a CDS encoding benzoate/H(+) symporter BenE family transporter, with amino-acid sequence MTEASESRANPAPLRPLADSSPSAVVAGFIAMMTGYTSSLVLMFQAGQAAGLTSGQISSWIWALSIGMAICSIGLSLRYRTPVTVAWSTPGAALLITSLSGVTYGEAIGAYITCAVLVTICGLTGSFERLVKRLPASLAAALLAGILFKIGSEIFVAAQHRTGLVLGMFFTYLLIKRLQPRYAVLAALLVGTALSGAQGLLDFSGFSLEMATPVWTTPSFSLAATISIGIPLFVVAMTSQNMPGIAVLRADGYWLPASPLITVTGIASLLLAPFGSHGINLAAISAAICTGPHAHEDRSKRYTAAVWCGVFYGIAGIFGATLAALFAALPKELVLSIAALALFGSIINGLTNAMSEAKEREAALITFMVTASGFSLFSIGSAFWGIVAGVLTLLILNWGKD; translated from the coding sequence ATGACCGAAGCCTCTGAATCCCGGGCAAATCCTGCGCCGCTGCGCCCGCTGGCCGACTCCTCGCCTTCCGCCGTGGTGGCGGGCTTTATTGCGATGATGACCGGCTATACCAGTTCGCTGGTGCTGATGTTCCAGGCCGGCCAAGCCGCCGGGCTGACCAGCGGGCAAATCTCTTCATGGATCTGGGCGCTGTCGATTGGCATGGCGATCTGCAGCATTGGCCTGTCGCTGCGTTATCGCACGCCGGTCACGGTGGCCTGGTCGACCCCCGGCGCGGCACTGCTGATCACCAGCCTCTCCGGCGTGACGTATGGCGAGGCGATTGGCGCCTACATCACCTGCGCGGTGCTGGTGACCATCTGCGGCCTGACCGGTAGTTTCGAGCGTCTGGTAAAACGCCTGCCCGCCTCATTGGCCGCCGCTTTGCTGGCTGGCATCCTATTCAAGATCGGCAGCGAGATTTTCGTTGCCGCGCAGCATCGCACCGGCCTGGTGCTCGGCATGTTCTTTACCTACCTGCTGATCAAACGGCTACAGCCGCGCTACGCCGTACTCGCCGCCTTGCTGGTCGGCACCGCGTTGTCCGGTGCACAGGGCCTGCTGGATTTCAGCGGCTTCAGCCTGGAAATGGCCACCCCGGTCTGGACCACCCCCTCGTTCTCCCTGGCGGCCACCATCAGCATCGGCATTCCGCTGTTCGTGGTGGCGATGACCTCGCAGAACATGCCCGGCATCGCCGTGCTGCGTGCCGACGGCTATTGGCTGCCCGCCTCGCCGCTGATCACGGTGACCGGTATCGCCTCGCTGCTGCTGGCGCCGTTCGGCTCCCACGGGATAAACCTGGCCGCGATCAGTGCCGCGATCTGCACCGGCCCACACGCCCATGAAGATCGCAGCAAGCGCTATACCGCCGCAGTCTGGTGTGGAGTCTTCTACGGCATCGCCGGAATCTTCGGCGCCACCCTGGCGGCGCTCTTTGCGGCGTTACCCAAGGAACTGGTGCTGTCGATTGCGGCGCTAGCGCTGTTCGGCTCGATCATCAACGGCCTGACCAATGCCATGAGCGAAGCGAAGGAGCGCGAAGCCGCGCTGATCACCTTTATGGTCACCGCCTCGGGCTTCAGCTTGTTCTCGATTGGTTCGGCGTTCTGGGGCATCGTCGCCGGCGTGCTGACGCTGCTGATTCTGAATTGGGGCAAAGACTGA
- a CDS encoding glutathione S-transferase N-terminal domain-containing protein, whose translation MFIKALRVGLGQLIVFIDFITRPRKMRRPAEVQAQVNKAAAGLSLYQFHACPFCVRTRRTIHRLNLPIAMRDAKNSPRDRQTLLAEGGAIKVPCLRIEENGQTTWMYESKVIMQYLQDRFAAY comes from the coding sequence GTGTTTATCAAGGCATTAAGAGTTGGCTTGGGCCAGCTGATCGTTTTCATCGACTTCATCACCCGTCCACGTAAGATGCGCCGCCCCGCCGAAGTACAGGCCCAGGTTAATAAGGCCGCCGCGGGTCTATCGCTCTATCAATTTCACGCTTGCCCCTTTTGTGTGCGTACCCGTCGCACCATTCATCGCCTGAACCTGCCAATCGCTATGCGCGATGCGAAGAACAGCCCACGAGATCGGCAAACCCTGCTGGCCGAGGGCGGTGCGATCAAGGTGCCGTGCCTGCGCATCGAAGAAAACGGCCAGACCACGTGGATGTACGAATCCAAAGTCATCATGCAATACCTGCAAGATCGCTTTGCAGCGTATTGA
- a CDS encoding methyl-accepting chemotaxis protein, with amino-acid sequence MSAMQQMSASLSSMVSGLQAGINQIASSARSLSTVTEQTNAEVANQKEETEQVATAMNQMTATVHDVARNAEEAAGAAETADAKVANGQHVVRQTMARIEQLSVSSGSASQSIQNLSQEIQNIGSVLGVIKSVAEQTNLLALNAAIEAARAGEQGRGFAVVADEVRALAKRTQQSTAEIERLVAALQQGAQSSVTQIQSSSALVELTVSDALQTESALGSIAAAVSVIHQMNQQIAAAAEQQSSVAEEINRSVTNIRSSADQSSLAMEGTAASSIELASLSNELQGMVGHFRL; translated from the coding sequence ATGAGTGCTATGCAGCAGATGTCCGCCAGTCTCAGCAGCATGGTCAGTGGCCTGCAGGCGGGGATCAACCAGATCGCCTCATCGGCGCGCTCGCTGTCGACAGTTACCGAGCAGACCAATGCCGAGGTCGCCAACCAGAAGGAAGAAACCGAGCAGGTGGCCACCGCGATGAACCAGATGACGGCGACCGTGCACGATGTCGCGCGTAATGCCGAGGAGGCCGCAGGAGCCGCGGAGACGGCGGACGCCAAGGTCGCCAATGGGCAGCACGTGGTGCGCCAGACCATGGCGCGCATCGAACAGCTGTCGGTGTCTTCCGGCTCGGCCAGCCAGAGCATCCAGAACCTCAGCCAGGAAATTCAGAACATCGGTTCCGTGCTGGGGGTGATCAAAAGTGTCGCCGAACAGACCAACTTGCTAGCGCTCAACGCCGCAATCGAAGCCGCCCGTGCAGGCGAGCAGGGCCGTGGTTTTGCTGTGGTGGCCGATGAGGTGAGAGCGCTGGCCAAGCGCACGCAGCAATCCACCGCGGAAATAGAGCGCTTGGTGGCGGCCTTGCAACAGGGTGCGCAGAGCTCCGTCACGCAGATTCAGAGCAGCAGCGCCTTGGTTGAGCTGACCGTGAGTGATGCATTGCAGACCGAAAGTGCGCTGGGCAGCATCGCCGCAGCGGTGTCGGTGATCCATCAGATGAACCAGCAGATTGCCGCGGCGGCCGAGCAGCAAAGCTCAGTGGCGGAAGAGATCAACCGTAGCGTGACCAATATTCGCAGTAGCGCCGATCAGTCGTCATTGGCGATGGAAGGCACCGCGGCGTCCAGCATTGAACTGGCCAGCTTGAGCAACGAGTTGCAGGGTATGGTCGGGCACTTCCGCTTGTGA
- a CDS encoding LysE family translocator — translation MSPELLIAFIAFAFVTSVTPGPNNMMLLASGVNFGLRRSLPHMLGISLGFMLLVMAVGFGLGQLFEQVPLLYTVLRYAGAAYLLYLAWKISRSGAPDTSGTDSGKPFTFLQAAAFQWVNPKAWVMAIGAITTYTPQENFLVNVLLVAALFALVNCPSVGLWTVAGSLLRNWLSNPRVLRCFNVGMALLLVVSLYPILGDF, via the coding sequence ATGAGCCCGGAACTGTTGATCGCCTTTATCGCCTTTGCCTTCGTCACCTCGGTGACGCCCGGCCCGAACAATATGATGTTGCTCGCCTCCGGCGTGAACTTCGGCCTGCGCCGCAGCCTGCCGCATATGCTTGGGATCAGCCTGGGCTTTATGTTGCTGGTGATGGCCGTCGGCTTTGGCCTCGGCCAGCTGTTCGAGCAAGTGCCGCTGCTCTACACCGTGCTGCGCTACGCAGGCGCCGCGTACCTGCTGTACCTCGCCTGGAAAATCTCCCGCTCCGGTGCGCCGGACACCAGCGGCACAGATAGTGGCAAACCCTTCACCTTTCTCCAGGCCGCGGCCTTTCAGTGGGTCAATCCCAAGGCCTGGGTAATGGCGATCGGTGCGATCACCACCTATACGCCGCAGGAAAACTTCCTGGTTAACGTGCTGCTGGTCGCCGCGTTGTTTGCCTTGGTCAATTGCCCCAGCGTCGGCTTGTGGACTGTCGCCGGCAGCCTGCTGCGTAACTGGCTGAGCAACCCACGGGTGCTGCGTTGCTTCAATGTCGGCATGGCGCTGCTGCTGGTCGTCTCGCTCTATCCTATTCTCGGAGATTTCTAA
- a CDS encoding SDR family oxidoreductase, with the protein MSMTFSGQVALVTGGAAGIGRATAQAFAAEGLKVVISDVDAAGGEGTAALIRAAGGDATFIRCDVTRDAEVKALMDGVVAAYGRLDYAFNNAGIEIEKGRLAEGSEAEFDAIMGVNVKGVWLCMKHQLPLLLAQGGGAIVNTASVAGLGAAPKMSIYSASKHAVIGLTKSAAIEYAKKKIRVNAVCPAVIDTDMFRRAYEADPKKAEFAAAMHPVGRIGKVEEIAAAVLYLCCDGAAFTTGHALAVDGGATAI; encoded by the coding sequence ATGAGCATGACCTTCTCCGGCCAGGTTGCCTTGGTAACTGGCGGTGCCGCCGGTATTGGCCGCGCGACCGCACAAGCTTTCGCTGCCGAAGGCCTCAAGGTAGTGATTTCCGATGTCGATGCAGCGGGCGGTGAAGGCACGGCTGCATTGATCCGCGCAGCCGGTGGCGACGCAACGTTCATCCGCTGTGACGTGACCAGGGACGCGGAGGTCAAGGCGTTGATGGACGGCGTAGTCGCGGCGTACGGTCGCCTGGACTATGCCTTCAACAACGCTGGCATCGAGATCGAAAAGGGCAGGCTGGCGGAAGGTAGTGAGGCGGAGTTCGACGCGATCATGGGCGTCAACGTCAAAGGCGTGTGGCTGTGCATGAAGCACCAGCTGCCACTGCTGTTGGCTCAGGGTGGCGGTGCCATCGTCAACACTGCGTCGGTCGCTGGCCTCGGTGCGGCACCGAAGATGAGCATCTACAGCGCCTCCAAGCATGCGGTGATCGGCCTGACCAAATCCGCCGCCATCGAGTACGCGAAGAAGAAAATCCGCGTCAACGCGGTATGTCCGGCGGTGATCGACACCGACATGTTCCGCCGCGCGTATGAGGCTGATCCGAAGAAGGCCGAGTTTGCGGCGGCCATGCACCCGGTTGGGCGCATCGGCAAGGTCGAGGAAATCGCCGCGGCGGTGCTGTATCTGTGCTGCGATGGCGCAGCCTTCACCACCGGTCATGCGCTGGCAGTGGATGGCGGGGCTACGGCGATCTGA
- a CDS encoding MarR family winged helix-turn-helix transcriptional regulator, translating into MLDLKNSTTQQAAMEAFFFGYQAFTAKADEMLARRGLSRVHHRILFFIARHPGLSMKELLAALGVSKQALNIPLRQLMEMHLVQSVAAEDDKRKRLLGFTAEGAKLELALRREQAKLLQRVFAEAGEAAVNGWLEVNQALGRTRQPGSAED; encoded by the coding sequence ATGCTTGACCTGAAAAACTCAACCACTCAGCAGGCCGCCATGGAGGCATTCTTCTTCGGCTACCAGGCGTTCACCGCCAAAGCCGATGAAATGCTGGCACGTCGCGGACTGAGCCGGGTACACCATCGCATACTGTTTTTCATCGCCCGCCATCCAGGCTTGAGCATGAAGGAGTTGCTGGCCGCGCTCGGGGTCAGCAAGCAAGCACTGAACATCCCGCTACGGCAACTGATGGAAATGCATCTGGTGCAGAGTGTGGCCGCCGAGGATGACAAGCGTAAGCGCCTGCTCGGGTTTACCGCCGAGGGCGCCAAGCTGGAATTGGCCCTGCGCCGCGAGCAAGCCAAACTGCTGCAACGGGTATTTGCCGAGGCCGGCGAAGCCGCAGTCAACGGTTGGCTGGAGGTTAACCAGGCGCTCGGCAGAACCCGACAGCCCGGCAGTGCTGAAGACTAA
- a CDS encoding PLP-dependent aminotransferase family protein gives MAFSERISRLKSSLIREILAAAQRPEVMSFAGGLPAEPMLPRVEWADMPAGMGQYGMSEGEPELREAIAAEARELGVPCDASQVLIVSGSQQTLDLAAKLFIDPGTEVLLEAPTYLAALQAFQLFGADCITVPQEADGPELLALRQRLEQHKPAFAYLIPTFQNPSGVRYSEAKRDAVAALLDEFGVTLIEDEPYRELVFDAGSATPIVSRLKKASWIYTGTVSKTLLPGLRVGFLIATPDLFPHLLRLKQSADLHTNRIGQWQALQWIGTRHYREHLAELRDFYRVRRDAMQVALEEHFGELASWNIPQGGLFFWLTLKQPLDTRTLLKPALEQNVAFMPGEPFFTHPEQNPGYLRLNFSHIAPERLSEGLQRLAKVIRQAQAAEAA, from the coding sequence ATGGCCTTCTCCGAACGTATCTCCCGCCTAAAAAGCTCTTTGATCCGCGAAATCCTGGCTGCGGCGCAGCGTCCGGAGGTGATGTCGTTTGCCGGTGGCCTGCCGGCCGAGCCGATGTTGCCGCGCGTGGAGTGGGCGGACATGCCTGCGGGCATGGGCCAATACGGCATGAGCGAGGGCGAGCCGGAGCTGCGCGAAGCCATCGCCGCCGAGGCGCGTGAGTTGGGCGTACCCTGCGACGCCAGCCAGGTGTTGATCGTCAGCGGCTCGCAGCAGACGCTGGATCTCGCCGCCAAGCTGTTTATCGATCCGGGCACCGAAGTGCTGCTCGAGGCACCGACTTACCTGGCCGCGCTGCAAGCCTTCCAACTGTTCGGCGCCGACTGCATCACCGTGCCACAGGAAGCCGATGGCCCGGAACTGCTCGCGCTGCGCCAGCGTTTGGAGCAGCACAAGCCAGCGTTCGCCTACCTGATCCCGACTTTCCAGAATCCGTCCGGTGTGCGTTACAGCGAAGCCAAGCGTGATGCCGTGGCGGCGCTGCTGGACGAGTTCGGAGTGACCCTGATCGAAGACGAGCCTTACCGCGAGTTGGTGTTCGACGCCGGTAGTGCCACACCTATCGTCAGCCGCCTGAAAAAGGCCAGCTGGATCTACACCGGCACCGTCTCGAAAACCTTGTTGCCGGGCCTGCGGGTGGGCTTCCTGATCGCCACGCCGGACTTGTTCCCGCACCTGCTGCGGCTCAAACAGTCGGCGGATCTGCACACCAACCGCATCGGCCAGTGGCAGGCGCTGCAATGGATTGGCACCCGGCATTATCGTGAGCATCTGGCCGAGCTGCGGGATTTCTACCGGGTGCGCCGCGATGCCATGCAGGTCGCCCTGGAAGAGCATTTCGGCGAGCTGGCTAGCTGGAACATTCCCCAGGGTGGGCTGTTTTTCTGGCTGACCCTGAAGCAGCCGCTGGATACCCGCACGCTGCTCAAGCCGGCGCTGGAGCAGAACGTGGCCTTTATGCCGGGGGAGCCGTTCTTCACCCATCCAGAGCAGAACCCGGGTTATCTGCGGCTGAACTTCAGCCATATCGCGCCGGAGCGTTTGAGCGAAGGACTCCAACGACTGGCCAAGGTGATTCGCCAAGCACAAGCCGCCGAGGCGGCTTAA